CGCGCTTATTTTGCACCGCTGGCAGGTGCGCCAGCAGCGGATTGGCGTAAAGGGCCGCGACATCTTTGTTGTCGCCGGCAAACAGGAAAAGAGATTCGCCGTTTAACCCGGCGGCCAGATTTTCACCGCCAAGCTGAATGATATCGTGGCGCTTACCCTGGCTTTTGCTGGTTTGCAGCCCTCGGGGCAATGTCGCCAGCGTAAAGCCTAACTGTGTCAATAGCTTGCCTTGTGCTGATTCTGGCGTCCACAGATTGGCGCTATGCGCGGCAGGGGTATACACCAGCGCGCTAACCGGCTGCGGCGGCAGGGCGATTCGCTGTTTAACCGTCGTCAGTTGCGTCTCAAACTCCGCTATTCGCGCGGCGGCCTGTTTCTCCTGACCGGTGATCTCGCCAAGTTGCGTGAGCAAACTCTGCCAGCTTTTATCGTCATAATTGATGACGAGCGTCGGCGCGATAGCGGAGAGCTGATCGTAAAGCGCCAGCGCGGAGTCGCCGCC
This DNA window, taken from Salmonella enterica subsp. enterica serovar Typhimurium str. LT2, encodes the following:
- the fepB gene encoding ferric enterobactin (enterochelin) transporter (ABC superfamily (peri_perm); similar to E. coli ferric enterobactin (enterochelin) binding protein; periplasmic component (AAC73693.1); Blastp hit to AAC73693.1 (318 aa), 79% identity in aa 1 - 318), with the translated sequence MRLPAFYRWLLLVVGISISGISLAQDAGWPRQIQDSRGVHTLDHKPARIVSTSVTLTGSLLAIDAPVVASGATTPNNRFADDQGFMRQWSDVAKARHVARLYIGEPNAETVAAQMPDLILISATGGDSALALYDQLSAIAPTLVINYDDKSWQSLLTQLGEITGQEKQAAARIAEFETQLTTVKQRIALPPQPVSALVYTPAAHSANLWTPESAQGKLLTQLGFTLATLPRGLQTSKSQGKRHDIIQLGGENLAAGLNGESLFLFAGDNKDVAALYANPLLAHLPAVQNKRVYALGTETFRLDYYSATLLLNRLAALF